A single window of Vidua chalybeata isolate OUT-0048 chromosome 7, bVidCha1 merged haplotype, whole genome shotgun sequence DNA harbors:
- the LOC128791056 gene encoding maestro heat-like repeat-containing protein family member 1 isoform X1: MAEKRQGLFRGKKNKGSSAAPAKQRDVTPRSQPLQGGAALDHKQEQESTRGRFCRTAQMFQQFLRIRHRKTGSTAAAGAAKPDLGLTELQAEPDGSPDLAERSEDSETSVTETWVKALLTSKTEDMAITNSNNEETRGITNTDTRPNSVEHSKDSEAAMNKDRSKAAMAGDVAVTSTKTRETQGLTITSTMPAPTVIHAPTMDFLKESAVPFQQQVPAIVRSIHQRLVSHVSVDARLQMDIVRLAEEHPADVVLTLLRCAPTCDRAATVMWRTIGSSSPTVKKVLPTLLSVMEDWPLHRMFTSDGDDTDVFALAATLVIWVIVQVPECHEAMILYSSRLFVALLFHVVITTQQMPPEEVDNFWRACREEHRFPSKPNRFAVQAMKALLCRLQCDHVVVAMERKHGWDTLLCAHIQHYAVGLLAREMRRVLIPLCSRIALYLLRHLSMEEPCWDLPFLAFLVEVLHCLDMGKCGGTILEMISRHLQSECRERRRLALRGLVVLSKDPSMARRIGILSQQLVDVLGDADGEVVSMSLCVFTNVLQHQDILVSSTTAPKLAEALLPLFDHVRLCGPSHRFFPFLQDSSHVQLLSIQLFCKVMELVVDEGKKPLKTIVNKSLDKLLIYCHDENWHVAQASRETLLRVTKFLKRRALEQLVKKGNLWKFAEVLLAEDRSRAAEHLRRALPYLQSPQESLREAAVRFMGTAGRYLKGQPAELHVLTQALEAMSKDDSPSSTNLEIRAIFGQRSAELRSSAGFREPGSQEEYQETVKRTPPLNVTGAPGTADAGYG, translated from the exons ATGGCAGAGAAACGCCAAGGCCTGTTCAGGGGAAAGAAGAACAAAGGCTCTTCAGCTGCCCCAGCAAAGCAGCGTGATGTGACACCACGGTCCCAGCCACTGCAGGGCg GTGCAGCCCTGGACCACAAACAAGAGCAGGAATCCACCCGTGGCCGCTTCTGCAGAACAGCGCAG ATGTTCCAGCAGTTCCTGCGCATTCGGCATAGGAAGAccggcagcacagcagctgcgGGCGCAGCCAAGCCTGACTTGGGGCTGACcgagctccaggcagagcctgatggCAGCCCAGATTTGGCTGAGCGCTCAGAAGACTCTGAGACCTCAGTGACTGAAACCTGGGTAAAGGCTCTTCTCACGTCAAAGACTGAGGACATGGCCATCACAAACAGCAACAATGAAGAGACTCGGGGCATCACAAATACTGACACGAGACCAAATTCAGTGGAGCACTCCAAAGACTCTGAGGCTGCAATGAACAAGGACAGGTCAAAggctgccatggctggggaTGTGGCCGTCACAAGCACCAAAACCAGAGAGACTCAGGGCCTCACAATTACTAGCACCATGCCCGCTCCCACTGTGATTCATGCTCCCACTATGGATTTTCTCAAGGAGAGTGCTGTTCCTTTTCAGCAGCAG GTGCCAGCCATTGTAAGGAGCATTCACCAGAGGCTGGTGTCCCACGTCTCTGTGGATGCCAGGCTGCAAATGGACATTGTGAGGCTGGCAGAAGAACACCCTGCTGACGTGGTGCTGACCCTCCTGCGCTGTGCCCCAACGTGTGACAG agctgctACAGTGATGTGGAGAACCATAGGCTCGTCGAGTCCCACAGTGAAAAAGGTGCTGCCAACACTGCTCTCTGTGATGGAGGACTGGCCTCTGCACAGAATGTTCACCTCTGATGGGGATGACACAGATGTttttgccctggct GCAACTCTGGTGATCTGGGTGATTGTCCAAGTGCCCGAGTGCCACGAGGCAATGATCCTTTATTCCTCCCGCCTGTttgtggctctgctcttccatgTTGTCATCACCACACAGCAGATGCCACCAGAGGAAGTTGATAACTTCTGGAGAGCATGCCGGGAGGAACACCGCTTTCCCAGCAAGCCCAACAG gTTTGCAGTGCAGGCCAtgaaggctctgctctgccGACTGCAGTGTGACCATGTGGTGGTGGCTATGGAGCGCAAGCATGGCTGGGACACACTGCTGTGTGCTCACATCCAGCACTATGCCgtgggtctgctggccag ggAGATGCGCCGTGTCTTAATCCCTTTGTGTTCACGCATCGCACTCTACTTGCTCCGGCACCTCAGCATGGAGGAGCCGTGCTGGGATCTGCCCTTCCTGGCATTCCTTGTGGAG gtcctGCATTGTCTGGACATGGGTAAATGTGGTGGCACCATACTGGAGATGATATCAAGGCACCTGCAGAGCGAGTGCAGGGAGCGGCGTCGCCTGGCACTCAGAGGCCTCGTGGTGCTCAGCAAGGATCCCTCGATG GCCAGAAGAATAGGCATCCTGTCTCAACAGCTTGTGGATGTTCTGGGTGATGCAGATGGAGAGGTGGTCAGCATGAGCCTCTGTGTGTTCACGAATGTGCTCCAGCACCAAGACATCCTGGTATCCAGCACCACTGCCCCAAAGCTAGCTGAGGCACTTCTACCACTCTTTGACCATGTAAGGCTCTGTGGCCCCAGCCACAG gttttttcctttcctccaggacagcagccatgtgcagctgctctccattCAACTCTTCTGCAAGGTGATGGAATTGGTagtggatgagggaaaaaagcccctgAAGACAATTGTGAACAAGAGCCTGGACAAACTTTTAATCTACTGTCATGATGAGAACTGGCACGTGGCACAG gcctcTCGGGAAACGCTGCTTCGTGTGACCAAGTTCCTGAAGAGGAGGGCTCTTGAACAGCTGGTGAAGAAGGGGAATCTGTGGAAGTTTGCAGAGGTCCTG ctggcagaggacaggagccgagcggccgagcacctgcGCCGGGCCCTGCCCtacctgcagagcccacaggagTCCCTGCGAGAGGCGGCCGTCAGGTTCATGG GGACGGCCGGGCGGTACCTGAAGGGACAGCCAGCAGAGCTTCACGTTCTCACTCAGG CCCTTGAAGCCATGAGCAAAGATGACAGCCCATCCTCCACTAACCTGGAAATTCGGGCAATTTTTGGACAAAGATCTGCAGAACTAAGATCATCTGCTGGGTTCAGAGAACCAGGGTCCCAAGAAGAGTACCAGGAGACAGTGAAGAGAACACCACCACTCAATGTCActggagctccaggcacagctgatGCTGGCTACGGCTGA
- the LOC128791056 gene encoding maestro heat-like repeat-containing protein family member 1 isoform X2, which translates to MAEKRQGLFRGKKNKGSSAAPAKQRDVTPRSQPLQGGAALDHKQEQESTRGRFCRTAQMFQQFLRIRHRKTGSTAAAGAAKPDLGLTELQAEPDGSPDLAERSEDSETSVTETWVKALLTSKTEDMAITNSNNEETRGITNTDTRPNSVEHSKDSEAAMNKDRSKAAMAGDVAVTSTKTRETQGLTITSTMPAPTVIHAPTMDFLKESAVPFQQQVPAIVRSIHQRLVSHVSVDARLQMDIVRLAEEHPADVVLTLLRCAPTCDRAATVMWRTIGSSSPTVKKVLPTLLSVMEDWPLHRMFTSDGDDTDVFALAATLVIWVIVQVPECHEAMILYSSRLFVALLFHVVITTQQMPPEEVDNFWRACREEHRFPSKPNRFAVQAMKALLCRLQCDHVVVAMERKHGWDTLLCAHIQHYAVGLLAREMRRVLIPLCSRIALYLLRHLSMEEPCWDLPFLAFLVEVLHCLDMGKCGGTILEMISRHLQSECRERRRLALRGLVVLSKDPSMARRIGILSQQLVDVLGDADGEVVSMSLCVFTNVLQHQDILVSSTTAPKLAEALLPLFDHDSSHVQLLSIQLFCKVMELVVDEGKKPLKTIVNKSLDKLLIYCHDENWHVAQASRETLLRVTKFLKRRALEQLVKKGNLWKFAEVLLAEDRSRAAEHLRRALPYLQSPQESLREAAVRFMGTAGRYLKGQPAELHVLTQALEAMSKDDSPSSTNLEIRAIFGQRSAELRSSAGFREPGSQEEYQETVKRTPPLNVTGAPGTADAGYG; encoded by the exons ATGGCAGAGAAACGCCAAGGCCTGTTCAGGGGAAAGAAGAACAAAGGCTCTTCAGCTGCCCCAGCAAAGCAGCGTGATGTGACACCACGGTCCCAGCCACTGCAGGGCg GTGCAGCCCTGGACCACAAACAAGAGCAGGAATCCACCCGTGGCCGCTTCTGCAGAACAGCGCAG ATGTTCCAGCAGTTCCTGCGCATTCGGCATAGGAAGAccggcagcacagcagctgcgGGCGCAGCCAAGCCTGACTTGGGGCTGACcgagctccaggcagagcctgatggCAGCCCAGATTTGGCTGAGCGCTCAGAAGACTCTGAGACCTCAGTGACTGAAACCTGGGTAAAGGCTCTTCTCACGTCAAAGACTGAGGACATGGCCATCACAAACAGCAACAATGAAGAGACTCGGGGCATCACAAATACTGACACGAGACCAAATTCAGTGGAGCACTCCAAAGACTCTGAGGCTGCAATGAACAAGGACAGGTCAAAggctgccatggctggggaTGTGGCCGTCACAAGCACCAAAACCAGAGAGACTCAGGGCCTCACAATTACTAGCACCATGCCCGCTCCCACTGTGATTCATGCTCCCACTATGGATTTTCTCAAGGAGAGTGCTGTTCCTTTTCAGCAGCAG GTGCCAGCCATTGTAAGGAGCATTCACCAGAGGCTGGTGTCCCACGTCTCTGTGGATGCCAGGCTGCAAATGGACATTGTGAGGCTGGCAGAAGAACACCCTGCTGACGTGGTGCTGACCCTCCTGCGCTGTGCCCCAACGTGTGACAG agctgctACAGTGATGTGGAGAACCATAGGCTCGTCGAGTCCCACAGTGAAAAAGGTGCTGCCAACACTGCTCTCTGTGATGGAGGACTGGCCTCTGCACAGAATGTTCACCTCTGATGGGGATGACACAGATGTttttgccctggct GCAACTCTGGTGATCTGGGTGATTGTCCAAGTGCCCGAGTGCCACGAGGCAATGATCCTTTATTCCTCCCGCCTGTttgtggctctgctcttccatgTTGTCATCACCACACAGCAGATGCCACCAGAGGAAGTTGATAACTTCTGGAGAGCATGCCGGGAGGAACACCGCTTTCCCAGCAAGCCCAACAG gTTTGCAGTGCAGGCCAtgaaggctctgctctgccGACTGCAGTGTGACCATGTGGTGGTGGCTATGGAGCGCAAGCATGGCTGGGACACACTGCTGTGTGCTCACATCCAGCACTATGCCgtgggtctgctggccag ggAGATGCGCCGTGTCTTAATCCCTTTGTGTTCACGCATCGCACTCTACTTGCTCCGGCACCTCAGCATGGAGGAGCCGTGCTGGGATCTGCCCTTCCTGGCATTCCTTGTGGAG gtcctGCATTGTCTGGACATGGGTAAATGTGGTGGCACCATACTGGAGATGATATCAAGGCACCTGCAGAGCGAGTGCAGGGAGCGGCGTCGCCTGGCACTCAGAGGCCTCGTGGTGCTCAGCAAGGATCCCTCGATG GCCAGAAGAATAGGCATCCTGTCTCAACAGCTTGTGGATGTTCTGGGTGATGCAGATGGAGAGGTGGTCAGCATGAGCCTCTGTGTGTTCACGAATGTGCTCCAGCACCAAGACATCCTGGTATCCAGCACCACTGCCCCAAAGCTAGCTGAGGCACTTCTACCACTCTTTGACCAT gacagcagccatgtgcagctgctctccattCAACTCTTCTGCAAGGTGATGGAATTGGTagtggatgagggaaaaaagcccctgAAGACAATTGTGAACAAGAGCCTGGACAAACTTTTAATCTACTGTCATGATGAGAACTGGCACGTGGCACAG gcctcTCGGGAAACGCTGCTTCGTGTGACCAAGTTCCTGAAGAGGAGGGCTCTTGAACAGCTGGTGAAGAAGGGGAATCTGTGGAAGTTTGCAGAGGTCCTG ctggcagaggacaggagccgagcggccgagcacctgcGCCGGGCCCTGCCCtacctgcagagcccacaggagTCCCTGCGAGAGGCGGCCGTCAGGTTCATGG GGACGGCCGGGCGGTACCTGAAGGGACAGCCAGCAGAGCTTCACGTTCTCACTCAGG CCCTTGAAGCCATGAGCAAAGATGACAGCCCATCCTCCACTAACCTGGAAATTCGGGCAATTTTTGGACAAAGATCTGCAGAACTAAGATCATCTGCTGGGTTCAGAGAACCAGGGTCCCAAGAAGAGTACCAGGAGACAGTGAAGAGAACACCACCACTCAATGTCActggagctccaggcacagctgatGCTGGCTACGGCTGA